Proteins co-encoded in one Cataglyphis hispanica isolate Lineage 1 chromosome 4, ULB_Chis1_1.0, whole genome shotgun sequence genomic window:
- the LOC126848772 gene encoding uncharacterized protein LOC126848772 isoform X1, whose translation MLIYDVLHKEKVYHIVARDLRSFGVKYRFKKSMLKSERPEACKNISKRVFKTALFYQPLDIVNLSSGAIVHVPVFVIQASTFLEKYITQEGLFRKAGSQARQKELMSRLDGGGSLGEKNYAIDVANCLKSFFRDLPEPLIPYTYHDLFVHCALLKNYRVQALLLACILLPPYHLNTLAFFMEFLKKVSMYEKQNKMSIENLAKVVGPNIMPLHDTSMSAVQNRLQMHLTIIKILIENSENIGILPSHIAQSISIETSGSTDNGLDSFEHGNSKKKKHRSGSLTRMFNGLKKMVGKGTDDTPNMNHLHPAIHPVLSNISPNKCTKKRKVVEREYPPSIKKKRVTEKLDKSKKLRLSLDKFVPKNKQKNTDEDLSNLYMNNYKSCSERRWSSVSNSFIYKMRKYNDKITHLRSMKYDELLNNDFQQEYDDIFINATVDLSDNDEQNLLINESHCKNEEQWHMSTNSRKLDATDESNNICLMPEEKTDLEEFNALLNADTISLSSDHCEEDYVRISKREYEEIKNRVSAIESRISQEFGCIYNEENNMTTHSVNKVQTAYEKTLEEASIENTLTSDYLAKKLSKELKIRRSREHKIIRSPSARKIGSLRRRSQEKVTSKRIRRTASWHISPEYNLQHHAQFERQVNVYPIEKQSNLFSNKYLKEQSYSAERCNELISNNMRDEITCLRNEMNASISAEQYKISNNDLNLSGFKDLHLTNNCTTSYVRRASSFHGKDFVNNSCYFDKKIDDLKKTNSHQNIALNNDCLQRDNIIFEASKEISWKDADKYFQSVSRTNTPAPQTGRASVAKLRTQNAGMVLAKAKLFDECTMKTSEFSSANVLNKKQCGNNVNKHSRNTAKEIDVNTEHFKQSCKRTQTSRKHSNKDLKSKVLSPNASVQIKTQIMDASLKPLQERLDKNYRSAQKFELQNQKFLNKDPIIHQNFTKDKGNVTCKTEIRQKENTTTRASPLTKMSINTMLENSMSPYKSDVNKTPHIKRPLTVKTPKSSKLVRRPPVDTRRTPLKATAQLGTPKRQSPKSILKTKTLSMHT comes from the exons ATGTTGATCTATGATGTGTTACATAAAGAAAAGGTATATCATATTGTCGCCAGGGATCTTAGAAGCTTCGGAGTTAAATATCGCTTCAAGAAGAGTATGCTTAAGAGCGAGAGACCCGAGGCatgcaaaaatatctctaaGAGAGTTTTCAAGACTGCCCTGTTTTATCAGCCTTTGGATATTGTGAATTTGTCATCGGGTGCCATAGTTCATGTTCCTGTATTTGTGATTCAGGCCTCGACATTCCTAGAAAAGTATATTACTCAGGAAGGCCTCTTTAGAAAAGCTGGCTCTCAGGCACGACAGAAGGAATTGATGTCTCGTCTGGATGGCGGTGGCAGTTTAGGCGAGAAGAATTACGCGATTGATGTCGCTAATTgcttaaaatctttctttcgcgATTTGCCAGAGCCATTGATCCCATATACGTATCACGACTTGTTTGTGCACTGCGCATTGCTGAAGAATTATCGGGTGCAGGCATTACTGTTAGCATGTATACTATTACCACCATATCACTTAAACACTCTAGCGTTTTTcatggaatttttaaaaaaagtttccaTGTATgagaaacaaaacaaaatgagCATTGAAAATTTGGCGAAAGTTGTCGGACCAAATATTATGCCATTGCACGATACATCCATGTCAGCTGTACAAAACAGACTGCAAATGCATTTAACTATTATTAAg attttgATTGAGAATTCGGAAAATATTGGTATCTTGCCTTCTCATATTGCTCAAAGTATTTCTATTGAAACAAGTGGTAGCACAGATAATGGATTAGATTCCTTTGAACATGgaaattctaaaaagaaaaaacatcgTAGTGGAAGTCTTACAC GAATGTTTAATGGTTTGAAGAAAATGGTTGGAAAAGGCACAGATGACACACCTAATATGAATCATCTACATCCTGCTATACATCCAGTACTATCTAATATATCTCCAAATAAATGTACCAAAAAACGGAAAGTAGTTGAAAGAGAATATCCTCcaagtataaagaaaaa gAGAGTGACTGAAAAATTGgataaatcgaaaaaattaagaCTAAGTTTGGACAAATTTGTACCTAAGAATAAGCAA aagaacACTGATGAGGacttatcaaatttatatatgaataattacaaGTCATGTAGTGAAAGACGTTGGAGTTCAGTAagcaattcttttatatataaaatgcgtaaatataacgataaaataacacatttaAGATCAATGAAATATGACGaactattaaataatgattttcagCAAGAAtatgatgatatatttattaatgccaCTGTGGATTTATCAGATAATGATGAGCAAAACTTGCTTATAAATGAAAGTCATTGCAAAAATGAAGAGCAATGGCATATGAGTACAAATTCAAGAAAATTGGACGCTACAGATGAAAGCAATAACATTTGTTTGATGCCTGAGGAAAAGACTGATTTGGAAGAATTTAATGCTCTTCTCAATGCTGACACAATATCTTTATCAAGTGATCATTGTGAAGAAGATTATGTCAGAATTTCTAAGAGAgaatatgaagaaataaaaaatcgagttTCTGCGATCGAGTCGCGTATTTCTCAAGAATTTGGATGCatatataatgaagaaaataatatgactACACATTCGGTAAATAAAGTACAAACAGCGTATGAAAAAACATTAGAAGAGGCTAGTATCGAGAATACTTTAACAAGTGattatttagcaaaaaaattaagtaaggaattaaaaattagaagatCAAgagaacataaaataataagatctCCTAGTGCAAGAAAAATTGGTTCATTAAGAAGACGTTCACAGGAGAAAGTCACAAG caAACGTATTAGAAGAACTGCATCATGGCATATTTCAccagaatataatttacagcACCATGCTCAATTCGAAAGACAAGTAAATGTTTATCCCATTGAAAaacaatcaaatttattttctaataaatatttaaaggaaCAGTCCTATTCTGCAGAAAGATGTAATGAacttatttctaataatatgaGAGATGAGATAACATGTTTACGTAATGAGATGAACGCATCGATTTCAGCAGaacaatacaaaatttcaaataatgatttgaATCTTTCTGGATTTAAAGATTTACATTTGACGAATAACTGTACAACTTCATATGTGCGTAGAGCATCATCTTTTCATGGAAAAGactttgtaaataattcatgttattttgataaaaaaatagatgactTAAAAAAGACCAATAGTCATCAGAACATAGCCTTAAATAATGATTGTTTacaaagagataatattattttcgaagcCTCAAAGGAAATATCTTGGAAAGAtgcagataaatattttcaatcagTATCTCGAACAAACACGCCTGCTCCACAAACTGGTAGAGCATCAGTTGCAAAGCTTCGAACACAAAATGCTGGTATGGTGCTAGCCAAAGCGAAATTATTTGATGAATGCACAATGAAAACATCAGAGTTTTCTTCTGCCAatgtattaaacaaaaaacagTGTggtaataatgtaaataaacattCTCGAAACACAGCTAAAGAAATAGATGTAAACACTGAACATTTTAAGCAATCATGTAAAAGGACACAAACTTCTCGAAAACATTCTAATAAGGATTTGAAAAGTAAAGTGCTATCTCCAAATGCGTCGGTACAAATCAAAACACAAATAATGGATGCATCACTGAAACCACTTCAAGAACGACTAGATAAGAATTACCGTTCTGCACAAAAATTCGAATTACAAAATCAGAAATTCTTGAATAAAGATCCAATTatacatcaaaattttactaaagacAAAGGAAATGTTACATGTAAAACGGAAATtcgtcaaaaagaaaatactacTACAAGAGCATCGCCATTGACAAAAATGTCTATCAATACAATGCTGGAGAATTCAATGTCTCCGTATAAATCAGATGTTAACAAAACGCCACATATTAAGCGACCTTTAACAGTAAAAACTCCAAAAAGTTCTAAATTAGTACGAAGGCCTCCAGTTGATACACGTAGAACACCATTGAAAGCAACAGCACAATTAGGAACTCCAAAACGTCAAAGCCCTAAAAGTATCTTGAAAACGAAAACTCTCAGTATGCATACATAA
- the LOC126848772 gene encoding uncharacterized protein LOC126848772 isoform X2, with protein MLIYDVLHKEKVYHIVARDLRSFGVKYRFKKSMLKSERPEACKNISKRVFKTALFYQPLDIVNLSSGAIVHVPVFVIQASTFLEKYITQEGLFRKAGSQARQKELMSRLDGGGSLGEKNYAIDVANCLKSFFRDLPEPLIPYTYHDLFVHCALLKNYRVQALLLACILLPPYHLNTLAFFMEFLKKVSMYEKQNKMSIENLAKVVGPNIMPLHDTSMSAVQNRLQMHLTIIKILIENSENIGILPSHIAQSISIETSGSTDNGLDSFEHGNSKKKKHRSGSLTRMFNGLKKMVGKGTDDTPNMNHLHPAIHPVLSNISPNKCTKKRKVVEREYPPSIKKKRVTEKLDKSKKLRLSLDKFVPKNKQKNTDEDLSNLYMNNYKSCSERRWSSQEYDDIFINATVDLSDNDEQNLLINESHCKNEEQWHMSTNSRKLDATDESNNICLMPEEKTDLEEFNALLNADTISLSSDHCEEDYVRISKREYEEIKNRVSAIESRISQEFGCIYNEENNMTTHSVNKVQTAYEKTLEEASIENTLTSDYLAKKLSKELKIRRSREHKIIRSPSARKIGSLRRRSQEKVTSKRIRRTASWHISPEYNLQHHAQFERQVNVYPIEKQSNLFSNKYLKEQSYSAERCNELISNNMRDEITCLRNEMNASISAEQYKISNNDLNLSGFKDLHLTNNCTTSYVRRASSFHGKDFVNNSCYFDKKIDDLKKTNSHQNIALNNDCLQRDNIIFEASKEISWKDADKYFQSVSRTNTPAPQTGRASVAKLRTQNAGMVLAKAKLFDECTMKTSEFSSANVLNKKQCGNNVNKHSRNTAKEIDVNTEHFKQSCKRTQTSRKHSNKDLKSKVLSPNASVQIKTQIMDASLKPLQERLDKNYRSAQKFELQNQKFLNKDPIIHQNFTKDKGNVTCKTEIRQKENTTTRASPLTKMSINTMLENSMSPYKSDVNKTPHIKRPLTVKTPKSSKLVRRPPVDTRRTPLKATAQLGTPKRQSPKSILKTKTLSMHT; from the exons ATGTTGATCTATGATGTGTTACATAAAGAAAAGGTATATCATATTGTCGCCAGGGATCTTAGAAGCTTCGGAGTTAAATATCGCTTCAAGAAGAGTATGCTTAAGAGCGAGAGACCCGAGGCatgcaaaaatatctctaaGAGAGTTTTCAAGACTGCCCTGTTTTATCAGCCTTTGGATATTGTGAATTTGTCATCGGGTGCCATAGTTCATGTTCCTGTATTTGTGATTCAGGCCTCGACATTCCTAGAAAAGTATATTACTCAGGAAGGCCTCTTTAGAAAAGCTGGCTCTCAGGCACGACAGAAGGAATTGATGTCTCGTCTGGATGGCGGTGGCAGTTTAGGCGAGAAGAATTACGCGATTGATGTCGCTAATTgcttaaaatctttctttcgcgATTTGCCAGAGCCATTGATCCCATATACGTATCACGACTTGTTTGTGCACTGCGCATTGCTGAAGAATTATCGGGTGCAGGCATTACTGTTAGCATGTATACTATTACCACCATATCACTTAAACACTCTAGCGTTTTTcatggaatttttaaaaaaagtttccaTGTATgagaaacaaaacaaaatgagCATTGAAAATTTGGCGAAAGTTGTCGGACCAAATATTATGCCATTGCACGATACATCCATGTCAGCTGTACAAAACAGACTGCAAATGCATTTAACTATTATTAAg attttgATTGAGAATTCGGAAAATATTGGTATCTTGCCTTCTCATATTGCTCAAAGTATTTCTATTGAAACAAGTGGTAGCACAGATAATGGATTAGATTCCTTTGAACATGgaaattctaaaaagaaaaaacatcgTAGTGGAAGTCTTACAC GAATGTTTAATGGTTTGAAGAAAATGGTTGGAAAAGGCACAGATGACACACCTAATATGAATCATCTACATCCTGCTATACATCCAGTACTATCTAATATATCTCCAAATAAATGTACCAAAAAACGGAAAGTAGTTGAAAGAGAATATCCTCcaagtataaagaaaaa gAGAGTGACTGAAAAATTGgataaatcgaaaaaattaagaCTAAGTTTGGACAAATTTGTACCTAAGAATAAGCAA aagaacACTGATGAGGacttatcaaatttatatatgaataattacaaGTCATGTAGTGAAAGACGTTGGAGTTCA CAAGAAtatgatgatatatttattaatgccaCTGTGGATTTATCAGATAATGATGAGCAAAACTTGCTTATAAATGAAAGTCATTGCAAAAATGAAGAGCAATGGCATATGAGTACAAATTCAAGAAAATTGGACGCTACAGATGAAAGCAATAACATTTGTTTGATGCCTGAGGAAAAGACTGATTTGGAAGAATTTAATGCTCTTCTCAATGCTGACACAATATCTTTATCAAGTGATCATTGTGAAGAAGATTATGTCAGAATTTCTAAGAGAgaatatgaagaaataaaaaatcgagttTCTGCGATCGAGTCGCGTATTTCTCAAGAATTTGGATGCatatataatgaagaaaataatatgactACACATTCGGTAAATAAAGTACAAACAGCGTATGAAAAAACATTAGAAGAGGCTAGTATCGAGAATACTTTAACAAGTGattatttagcaaaaaaattaagtaaggaattaaaaattagaagatCAAgagaacataaaataataagatctCCTAGTGCAAGAAAAATTGGTTCATTAAGAAGACGTTCACAGGAGAAAGTCACAAG caAACGTATTAGAAGAACTGCATCATGGCATATTTCAccagaatataatttacagcACCATGCTCAATTCGAAAGACAAGTAAATGTTTATCCCATTGAAAaacaatcaaatttattttctaataaatatttaaaggaaCAGTCCTATTCTGCAGAAAGATGTAATGAacttatttctaataatatgaGAGATGAGATAACATGTTTACGTAATGAGATGAACGCATCGATTTCAGCAGaacaatacaaaatttcaaataatgatttgaATCTTTCTGGATTTAAAGATTTACATTTGACGAATAACTGTACAACTTCATATGTGCGTAGAGCATCATCTTTTCATGGAAAAGactttgtaaataattcatgttattttgataaaaaaatagatgactTAAAAAAGACCAATAGTCATCAGAACATAGCCTTAAATAATGATTGTTTacaaagagataatattattttcgaagcCTCAAAGGAAATATCTTGGAAAGAtgcagataaatattttcaatcagTATCTCGAACAAACACGCCTGCTCCACAAACTGGTAGAGCATCAGTTGCAAAGCTTCGAACACAAAATGCTGGTATGGTGCTAGCCAAAGCGAAATTATTTGATGAATGCACAATGAAAACATCAGAGTTTTCTTCTGCCAatgtattaaacaaaaaacagTGTggtaataatgtaaataaacattCTCGAAACACAGCTAAAGAAATAGATGTAAACACTGAACATTTTAAGCAATCATGTAAAAGGACACAAACTTCTCGAAAACATTCTAATAAGGATTTGAAAAGTAAAGTGCTATCTCCAAATGCGTCGGTACAAATCAAAACACAAATAATGGATGCATCACTGAAACCACTTCAAGAACGACTAGATAAGAATTACCGTTCTGCACAAAAATTCGAATTACAAAATCAGAAATTCTTGAATAAAGATCCAATTatacatcaaaattttactaaagacAAAGGAAATGTTACATGTAAAACGGAAATtcgtcaaaaagaaaatactacTACAAGAGCATCGCCATTGACAAAAATGTCTATCAATACAATGCTGGAGAATTCAATGTCTCCGTATAAATCAGATGTTAACAAAACGCCACATATTAAGCGACCTTTAACAGTAAAAACTCCAAAAAGTTCTAAATTAGTACGAAGGCCTCCAGTTGATACACGTAGAACACCATTGAAAGCAACAGCACAATTAGGAACTCCAAAACGTCAAAGCCCTAAAAGTATCTTGAAAACGAAAACTCTCAGTATGCATACATAA
- the LOC126848772 gene encoding uncharacterized protein LOC126848772 isoform X3, whose amino-acid sequence MLIYDVLHKEKVYHIVARDLRSFGVKYRFKKSMLKSERPEACKNISKRVFKTALFYQPLDIVNLSSGAIVHVPVFVIQASTFLEKYITQEGLFRKAGSQARQKELMSRLDGGGSLGEKNYAIDVANCLKSFFRDLPEPLIPYTYHDLFVHCALLKNYRVQALLLACILLPPYHLNTLAFFMEFLKKVSMYEKQNKMSIENLAKVVGPNIMPLHDTSMSAVQNRLQMHLTIIKILIENSENIGILPSHIAQSISIETSGSTDNGLDSFEHGNSKKKKHRSGSLTRMFNGLKKMVGKGTDDTPNMNHLHPAIHPVLSNISPNKCTKKRKVVEREYPPSIKKKRVTEKLDKSKKLRLSLDKFVPKNKQNTDEDLSNLYMNNYKSCSERRWSSQEYDDIFINATVDLSDNDEQNLLINESHCKNEEQWHMSTNSRKLDATDESNNICLMPEEKTDLEEFNALLNADTISLSSDHCEEDYVRISKREYEEIKNRVSAIESRISQEFGCIYNEENNMTTHSVNKVQTAYEKTLEEASIENTLTSDYLAKKLSKELKIRRSREHKIIRSPSARKIGSLRRRSQEKVTSKRIRRTASWHISPEYNLQHHAQFERQVNVYPIEKQSNLFSNKYLKEQSYSAERCNELISNNMRDEITCLRNEMNASISAEQYKISNNDLNLSGFKDLHLTNNCTTSYVRRASSFHGKDFVNNSCYFDKKIDDLKKTNSHQNIALNNDCLQRDNIIFEASKEISWKDADKYFQSVSRTNTPAPQTGRASVAKLRTQNAGMVLAKAKLFDECTMKTSEFSSANVLNKKQCGNNVNKHSRNTAKEIDVNTEHFKQSCKRTQTSRKHSNKDLKSKVLSPNASVQIKTQIMDASLKPLQERLDKNYRSAQKFELQNQKFLNKDPIIHQNFTKDKGNVTCKTEIRQKENTTTRASPLTKMSINTMLENSMSPYKSDVNKTPHIKRPLTVKTPKSSKLVRRPPVDTRRTPLKATAQLGTPKRQSPKSILKTKTLSMHT is encoded by the exons ATGTTGATCTATGATGTGTTACATAAAGAAAAGGTATATCATATTGTCGCCAGGGATCTTAGAAGCTTCGGAGTTAAATATCGCTTCAAGAAGAGTATGCTTAAGAGCGAGAGACCCGAGGCatgcaaaaatatctctaaGAGAGTTTTCAAGACTGCCCTGTTTTATCAGCCTTTGGATATTGTGAATTTGTCATCGGGTGCCATAGTTCATGTTCCTGTATTTGTGATTCAGGCCTCGACATTCCTAGAAAAGTATATTACTCAGGAAGGCCTCTTTAGAAAAGCTGGCTCTCAGGCACGACAGAAGGAATTGATGTCTCGTCTGGATGGCGGTGGCAGTTTAGGCGAGAAGAATTACGCGATTGATGTCGCTAATTgcttaaaatctttctttcgcgATTTGCCAGAGCCATTGATCCCATATACGTATCACGACTTGTTTGTGCACTGCGCATTGCTGAAGAATTATCGGGTGCAGGCATTACTGTTAGCATGTATACTATTACCACCATATCACTTAAACACTCTAGCGTTTTTcatggaatttttaaaaaaagtttccaTGTATgagaaacaaaacaaaatgagCATTGAAAATTTGGCGAAAGTTGTCGGACCAAATATTATGCCATTGCACGATACATCCATGTCAGCTGTACAAAACAGACTGCAAATGCATTTAACTATTATTAAg attttgATTGAGAATTCGGAAAATATTGGTATCTTGCCTTCTCATATTGCTCAAAGTATTTCTATTGAAACAAGTGGTAGCACAGATAATGGATTAGATTCCTTTGAACATGgaaattctaaaaagaaaaaacatcgTAGTGGAAGTCTTACAC GAATGTTTAATGGTTTGAAGAAAATGGTTGGAAAAGGCACAGATGACACACCTAATATGAATCATCTACATCCTGCTATACATCCAGTACTATCTAATATATCTCCAAATAAATGTACCAAAAAACGGAAAGTAGTTGAAAGAGAATATCCTCcaagtataaagaaaaa gAGAGTGACTGAAAAATTGgataaatcgaaaaaattaagaCTAAGTTTGGACAAATTTGTACCTAAGAATAAGCAA aacACTGATGAGGacttatcaaatttatatatgaataattacaaGTCATGTAGTGAAAGACGTTGGAGTTCA CAAGAAtatgatgatatatttattaatgccaCTGTGGATTTATCAGATAATGATGAGCAAAACTTGCTTATAAATGAAAGTCATTGCAAAAATGAAGAGCAATGGCATATGAGTACAAATTCAAGAAAATTGGACGCTACAGATGAAAGCAATAACATTTGTTTGATGCCTGAGGAAAAGACTGATTTGGAAGAATTTAATGCTCTTCTCAATGCTGACACAATATCTTTATCAAGTGATCATTGTGAAGAAGATTATGTCAGAATTTCTAAGAGAgaatatgaagaaataaaaaatcgagttTCTGCGATCGAGTCGCGTATTTCTCAAGAATTTGGATGCatatataatgaagaaaataatatgactACACATTCGGTAAATAAAGTACAAACAGCGTATGAAAAAACATTAGAAGAGGCTAGTATCGAGAATACTTTAACAAGTGattatttagcaaaaaaattaagtaaggaattaaaaattagaagatCAAgagaacataaaataataagatctCCTAGTGCAAGAAAAATTGGTTCATTAAGAAGACGTTCACAGGAGAAAGTCACAAG caAACGTATTAGAAGAACTGCATCATGGCATATTTCAccagaatataatttacagcACCATGCTCAATTCGAAAGACAAGTAAATGTTTATCCCATTGAAAaacaatcaaatttattttctaataaatatttaaaggaaCAGTCCTATTCTGCAGAAAGATGTAATGAacttatttctaataatatgaGAGATGAGATAACATGTTTACGTAATGAGATGAACGCATCGATTTCAGCAGaacaatacaaaatttcaaataatgatttgaATCTTTCTGGATTTAAAGATTTACATTTGACGAATAACTGTACAACTTCATATGTGCGTAGAGCATCATCTTTTCATGGAAAAGactttgtaaataattcatgttattttgataaaaaaatagatgactTAAAAAAGACCAATAGTCATCAGAACATAGCCTTAAATAATGATTGTTTacaaagagataatattattttcgaagcCTCAAAGGAAATATCTTGGAAAGAtgcagataaatattttcaatcagTATCTCGAACAAACACGCCTGCTCCACAAACTGGTAGAGCATCAGTTGCAAAGCTTCGAACACAAAATGCTGGTATGGTGCTAGCCAAAGCGAAATTATTTGATGAATGCACAATGAAAACATCAGAGTTTTCTTCTGCCAatgtattaaacaaaaaacagTGTggtaataatgtaaataaacattCTCGAAACACAGCTAAAGAAATAGATGTAAACACTGAACATTTTAAGCAATCATGTAAAAGGACACAAACTTCTCGAAAACATTCTAATAAGGATTTGAAAAGTAAAGTGCTATCTCCAAATGCGTCGGTACAAATCAAAACACAAATAATGGATGCATCACTGAAACCACTTCAAGAACGACTAGATAAGAATTACCGTTCTGCACAAAAATTCGAATTACAAAATCAGAAATTCTTGAATAAAGATCCAATTatacatcaaaattttactaaagacAAAGGAAATGTTACATGTAAAACGGAAATtcgtcaaaaagaaaatactacTACAAGAGCATCGCCATTGACAAAAATGTCTATCAATACAATGCTGGAGAATTCAATGTCTCCGTATAAATCAGATGTTAACAAAACGCCACATATTAAGCGACCTTTAACAGTAAAAACTCCAAAAAGTTCTAAATTAGTACGAAGGCCTCCAGTTGATACACGTAGAACACCATTGAAAGCAACAGCACAATTAGGAACTCCAAAACGTCAAAGCCCTAAAAGTATCTTGAAAACGAAAACTCTCAGTATGCATACATAA
- the LOC126848791 gene encoding E3 ubiquitin-protein ligase synoviolin B: MREAGIMLISTALTCVVIGNAYYQRKQFYPTVVHITKSNPSMTVIYAQGFILAFMINAFLRKIFFGTLRAAELEHLVEKVWYAVTETCLAFTVFRDDFSPKFIALFTLLLFLKSFHWLAEDRVDYMERSPVITWLFHLRVATLLGLLFGINLTMIHYAYNTTATKGPSVQLVFGFEYAILLTVVFNITVKYVLHTIDLQSENPWDNKPVFLLYTELIIGLLKVILYVAFVTLMIKLFTLPLFALRPMYYTMRDFKKAFHDIVMSRRAIRNMNTLYPDATTEELAAADNVCIICREEMVAASKKLPCNHIFHTACLRSWFQRQQTCPTCRLNILRPTPNNAPPRQQNPPQPGPQAPPQPPQAPGGNPPIGPPLHFPVFWAGLPAPGMPQQQQQQQQQQQQQPSQNNGGSTPPPQSIPATGNIPLFPPLFPAIVPLPPIPVPPPNLTELSEEELRAMEGNLRQAVQARIQTLQRIQLLLDAANAMMNQYQTVAVTANIPVHNSSASKIDSTLDTTAMTKPSTSNTAHANAGITGENSQVKAEDTPTPSTSKENTSFPSTSKEDVSASNESIDMPDLSRTETESSNQQEMLRRRRLQKFSPPLTTE, from the exons ATGAGGGAGGCTGGAATTATGCTGATAAGCACCGCGCTAACATGCGTTGTTATCGGCAATGCATACTATCAAAGAAAACAATTCTATCCGACCGTTGTTCACATAACCAAATCCAATCCGAGCATGACC GTGATTTACGCACAAGGATTCATACTTGCGTTCATGATAAACGCCTTTCTGCGTAAAATCTTTTTCGGTACTCTACGCGCTGCTGAGCTCGAA CATCTGGTGGAGAAAGTCTGGTATGCAGTGACGGAAACATGCTTGGCATTTACAGTGTTCAGAGATGATTTTAGTCCTAAATTTATAGCATTATTTACTCTTCTCTTGTTCTTGAAGTCATTTCATTGGCTTGCAGAAGACCGTGTCGATTAT ATGGAAAGAAGCCCAGTAATCACATGGTTATTTCATCTCAGAGTTGCTACTTTACTAGGACTTTTATTTggtataaatttaacaatgatTCATTATGCGTATAATACAACAGCCACTAAAGGACCTTCTGTACAACTTGTATTTGGTTTTGAATATGCAATTTTGCTGACtgttgtttttaatatcactgtaaaatatgtattacacactaTTGATCTACAGAGTGAAAATCCTTGGGATAATAAGCCAGTATTCTTGTTGTATACAGAATTGATTATTGGCTTATTAAAG GTTATCCTCTATGTTGCCTTTGTGACTTTAATGATAAAGTTATTCACATTACCTCTATTTGCATTGCGTCCAATGTATTATACAATGCgtgattttaaaaaagcatttcatGATATTGTAATGTCGCGACGGGCTATCAGAAATATGAATACACTTTATCCAGATGCAACAACTGAAGAATTAGCTGCTGCTGATAATGTCTGCATAATATGCCG GGAAGAAATGGTTGCAGCTAGTAAAAAATTGCCGTGTAATCACATTTTCCATACTGCTTGTCTACGTTCTTGGTTTCAACGTCAACAGACATGTCCGACATgccgtttaaatattttgcgaccTACACCGAACAATGCACCACCTAGACAACAAAATCCTCCCCAGCCAGGACCGCAGGCGCCTCCTCAACCTCCACAAGCACCTGGTGGCAACCCCCCTATTg ggCCACCATTACATTTCCCAGTATTTTGGGCTGGATTACCAGCTCCAGGAATGccacaacaacaacaacagcagcagcagcaacagcaacagcaaccATCTCAAAATAATGGTGGAAGTACACCTCCGCCTCAAAGTATACCAGCTACTGGAAATATACCGCTTTTCCCGCCACTATTCCCTGCAATAGTGCCATTGCCACCTATTCCTGTACCACCACCAAATTTAACCGAACTAAGCGAAGAAGAGCTTAGAGCGATGGAAGGTAATTTGCGGCAAGCTGTTCAGGCCAGGATACAAACGTTGCAAAGAATTCAACTTTTACTGGATGCAGCCAATGCAATGATGAATCAATATCAAACAGTGGCTGTTACAGCCAA CATTCCTGTGCATAACAGTTCCGCAAGCAAAATCGATAGTACATTGGATACTACTGCAATGACAAAACCAAGTACAAGCAATACAGCACATGCAAACGCTGGGATCACTGGTGAAAATTCTCAGGTTAAAGCAGAAGACACTCCTACTCCGAGTACATCTAAAGAAAATACTTCTTTTCCAAGTACATCAAAGGAAGATGTTTCAGCATCTAACGAATCTATCGATATGCCAGATTTGTCTAGGACTGAGACAGAATCTTCAAATCAACAAGAAATGCTGCGCAGACGtagattacaaaaattttcaccTCCGCTAACaacagaataa